One genomic window of Conger conger chromosome 7, fConCon1.1, whole genome shotgun sequence includes the following:
- the LOC133132444 gene encoding odorant receptor 131-2-like has product MKKTNVSYDDFISVQGQAVHFKHDAVSLERIILVMCSSLFFIYVNSVMFFTVRSKQTFSESSRYILFSNILIGDSFHLLGLAVLYLFSVGNLHLISALCNLLIMVPSVTFSISPLNLAVMSMERYVAICFPLQHTEFVTKKRAYLSIAVVWLLSSINFIIDILYKTVVDSNSLMTHTICRRRILYIAKWQVKLSQIFNGLYFATISLILIYTYIGIMVAAKSVSTDKKSATKAHRTVLLHLIQLGLCLLSFVYGTLDRMIRLLMADHALLLHLQFLNFVSLIILPRCLSPLIYGLRDSAFRPLFLGYFKCNLSTVNPVLITNKDVLQ; this is encoded by the coding sequence ATGAAGAAGACCAATGTATCCTATGACGATTTTATAAGTGTACAGGGGCAAGCTGTCCATTTCAAACATGATGCTGTATCTCTAGAAAGAATTATTTTGGTGATGTGTTCTTCCCTTTTCTTCATCTATGTGAACAGTGTCATGTTCTTCACTGTGAGGAGCAAGCAGACCTTCAGCGAATCCTCGCGCTACATACTCTTTTCTAACATTCTCATCGGTGATTCTTTCCATCTGCTGGGCTTGGCAgtgctgtatttgttttctgtggGAAATCTACACCTGATCAGTGCTCTCTGCAACCTACTCATAATGGTACCTTCTGTCACATTTTCAATCTCCCCCCTGAACCTGGCAGTTATGTCAATGGAACGTTATGTGGCCATTTGCTTTCCTTTACAGCACACAGAGTTTGTCACCAAAAAAAGGGCATATTTATCCATCGCTGTAGTCTGGTTGCTTAGTTCGATCAACTTCATTATTGACATATTGTACAAAACTGTGGTGGATTCAAATTCTCTGATGACACATACAATTTGCAGACGAAGGATACTGTACATTGCTAAGTGGCAGGTAAAACTGTCCCAAATATTTAATGGTCTTTACTTTGCAACTATATCACTAATTCTCATCTATACCTACATTGGTATTATGGTAGCAGCAAAATCTGTTTCCACAGACAAGAAGTCAGCCACAAAGGCTCACAGAACTGTGCTGCTCCATCTGATTCAGCTGGGACTGTGTCTCTTGTCTTTTGTGTATGGTACCTTAGACAGAATGATAAGGCTGCTTATGGCTGACCATGCATTGTTATTGCACCTGCAATTCCTCAACTTTGTTTCCCTCATCATTCTTCCCCGATGTTTGAGTCCCCTCATTTATGGCCTGAGAGACAGTGCCTTCCGGCCGCTGTTCCTCGGATACTTCAAGTGCAACCTAAGCACAGTCAACCCTGTTCTCATAACCAACAAAGATGTATTGCAAtga